In Amycolatopsis endophytica, the following are encoded in one genomic region:
- a CDS encoding hemerythrin domain-containing protein yields MSTDKKDVIELLEEQHQEIRRLFGEVEQASGEERRDAFRDLVRVLSVHETAEEELVHPEVRRLEGGEPIVDARVGEEHRAKELLSTLDELGPEAEGFDTLLMQLRDDVLAHAEHEERSEFPLLREAHDRQRLEAMADTVRAAEAVAPTRPHPGTESAAKNMLFGPPAALMDRARDAIRNVLNR; encoded by the coding sequence GTGTCGACGGACAAGAAGGACGTCATCGAGCTGCTGGAGGAGCAGCACCAGGAGATCCGGCGCCTGTTCGGCGAGGTCGAACAGGCTTCGGGGGAGGAGCGCCGGGACGCCTTCCGCGACCTCGTGCGCGTGCTGTCGGTGCACGAGACCGCGGAGGAGGAGCTGGTCCACCCCGAGGTACGGCGCCTCGAAGGTGGTGAGCCGATCGTGGACGCGCGGGTCGGCGAGGAGCACCGCGCCAAGGAACTGCTGTCGACACTGGACGAACTGGGTCCCGAGGCCGAGGGCTTCGACACCCTGCTGATGCAGCTGCGCGACGACGTGCTGGCCCACGCCGAGCACGAAGAGCGGTCCGAATTCCCGCTCCTGCGTGAGGCCCACGACCGGCAGCGCCTGGAAGCGATGGCCGACACGGTGCGGGCGGCCGAGGCCGTCGCCCCGACCCGCCCGCACCCGGGAACGGAAAGCGCCGCGAAGAACATGCTGTTCGGCCCGCCGGCCGCCCTGATGGACCGAGCCCGCGACGCCATCCGGAACGTGCTGAACCGCTGA
- a CDS encoding esterase/lipase family protein — protein MTRSLLALLVLVGSVLVPATASAADGPVLLVPGTTLTAEVFDWNYVPALTAEGRPFCTVTPPDNGMADIQVAAEYVVHAIRAVSAKAGHKVDIIGHSQGGMVPRWALKYWPDTRADVDDLVGLAPSNHGTVVAQAVCLPGCAPAFWQQRTGAAFLTALNSGAETWAGIDYTNVYTILDEVVAPNLDDNGSSSLHTGQGRISNIGLQEVCPAHVADHLTTGTSDGVAYALALDAITHDGPADPARLPADVCARLLMPGIDPLHLALDEAAMATTIATQVALYPHVAAEPELAAYAR, from the coding sequence ATGACACGATCGCTGCTCGCCCTGCTGGTCCTCGTGGGCTCGGTTCTGGTGCCCGCCACGGCCTCCGCCGCGGACGGCCCGGTGCTGCTCGTCCCCGGGACGACGCTGACGGCCGAGGTATTCGACTGGAACTACGTGCCGGCGCTCACCGCCGAGGGCCGCCCGTTCTGCACGGTGACGCCGCCGGACAACGGCATGGCCGACATCCAGGTCGCCGCCGAGTACGTCGTGCACGCGATCCGCGCGGTCAGCGCGAAGGCCGGGCACAAGGTCGACATCATCGGGCACAGCCAGGGCGGCATGGTCCCCCGCTGGGCGCTGAAATACTGGCCGGACACCCGCGCGGACGTCGACGACCTGGTCGGACTGGCGCCGTCGAACCACGGGACGGTCGTGGCGCAGGCGGTGTGCCTGCCCGGGTGCGCGCCCGCGTTCTGGCAGCAGCGCACCGGCGCGGCCTTCCTGACCGCGCTGAACTCCGGCGCCGAGACCTGGGCGGGCATCGACTACACGAACGTCTACACGATCCTGGACGAGGTGGTCGCCCCCAACCTGGACGACAACGGCAGCTCGTCGCTGCACACGGGGCAGGGCCGGATCAGCAACATCGGACTGCAGGAGGTGTGCCCGGCGCACGTCGCCGACCACCTGACGACCGGCACGAGCGACGGGGTCGCCTACGCGCTGGCGCTGGACGCGATCACCCACGACGGCCCCGCCGACCCGGCGCGCCTGCCCGCGGACGTGTGCGCGCGGCTGCTGATGCCGGGCATCGACCCGCTCCACCTGGCCCTGGACGAAGCCGCGATGGCCACGACGATCGCCACACAGGTCGCGCTGTACCCGCACGTGGCAGCCGAACCGGAACTGGCCGCCTACGCCCGTTAG